The sequence below is a genomic window from Nocardia fluminea.
GGTCATCTGCGCCCGCGAAATCGGCATCACACTGCTGCGACTGGTGGTCGTGCGGCGCGGAGTGATCCCGGCAGGCCGCGGCGGCAAGCTCAAGACGCTCGTGCAGTCGGTGGCGATCGCGCTGCTGGTGCTGCCGCTGTCGGGTGTCTTCGCCACCGCGGGCATGTGGCTGATGTACCTGGCCGTGGCGCTGACGGTGGCCACCGGGCTGGACTATGTGGGGCAGGCCGCCCGGGTGTGGCTGGCGGGTGGACGGTCGCGCTCGTGACCGATCCGCTCGTCGACGGCGCGCCGGTCGCCGAACTGGTCAGCGCCCTGAGCGCGGCGGGGCAGACCGTCGCCACGGCCGAGTCGCTCACCGCGGGCCTGCTCGCGGCCACGGTGGCGGGGGTGCCGGGGGCGAGCGCGGTGCTGCGCGGCGGGTTGATCGTCTACGCCACCGACCTCAAGAGCCGGCTGGCCCGCGTGGACGACGAGCTGCTGCGCACCGACGGGCCGGTCGCCGCCTCGACCGCCGAACAGCTCGCCGTGGGTGCGCGCGAGCAGTGCGGCGCGGACTGGGGTCTCGGATTGACCGGGGTCGCCGGACCCGATTCCCAGGACGGGCATCCGGTCGGCACGGTATACCTCGGGTTGGCCGGTCCACAGCACAGCGAAGTGGTCCGGTTGAAACTGCACGGTGACCGGTGGACGATCAGACTCGGCGCGGTGCACAGCGCGGTGCGGGAGTTGCTGCGCTGTGTCAGTGTGAAGTAGCCGGGTTCGGGAACCACCGGTCCATGCTCGACGTTGTGCCAGAAAGAGGTGAGCACCGCTACGGCGGTGACACGAGGTGGAGGAGAACGAGATGACGCTGCTGCGGGAGGCAATCGGGGACAGTCTGCGGCGTGCGCGTCTCGCCCAGCATCGAACGCTGCGCGAGGTGTCGACCTCCGCGCGCGTGAGCCTCGGCTATCTGTCGGAAGTGGAGCGCGGCCGCAAGGAAGCCTCCAGTGAACTGCTCGCCAGTATCTGCGAGGCACTCGACGTGCCGCTCTCGCGCGTGCTGTGGGATGTGAGCACGCTGATGGCGGGCGCCGACGGCTCCGCGCCGCGCGAACCCGCGCTGACCGGCCCCGCCGCCGAGCGCGAGCCCGCCGAAGCCGAGCCTGCCGCTGCGCCCGAACCCGCCGCGGACGAGGCCACCGCCTCCGCGAGCGCGGCGGCCGAGCAGGGCCCGCGCATCGGCATCGCCGAAGACACCCGCATCGTCATCCCGGCCCCGAGGGCCGAGATGCTGGTACTGGTGAAGGGAATGTGACGCGGCGAACCCCGCGCCCGGCGCGCGAGACGCTGCACACCGCTGATGAGAACGGATAGATTCTCATCAGGCGTCGAACGGTCCGGTCGTTCCGGTTCGGGTGCCGCATGGTGAAGGATAAGCACGTATCTGGTGCGTGACGGTCGCGTACCACCAGTCGCACGAGCGACGCACAGATGGAGGCGGGATCAATCGATGGCTAATCCGTTCGTGAAGGCCTGGAAGTACATGATGGCCCTCTTCGACTCCAAGATCGAAGAGCATGCGGATCCGAAGGTCCAGATTCAGCAGGCTATCGAGGAGGCGCAGCGTCAGCATCAGGCGCTGTCGCAGCAGGCGGCGTCGGTGATCGGTAACCAGCGTCAGCTGGAGATGAAGCTGAACCGCCAGCTCGACGAGGTCGAGAAGCTCAACGCCAACGCCCGTCAGGCCGTCACCCTGGCCGATCAGGCGCAGGCGGCGGGCGACACCGAGAAGGCGATCCAGTACACCAACGCCGCCGAGGCGTTCGCCGCCCAGCTGGTCACCGCCGAGCAGTCGGTGGAAGACCTCAAGGTGTTGCACGACCAGTCCCTGCAGGCCGCCGCACAGGCCAAGAAGGCGGTCGAGCAGAACGCGATGATGTTGCAGCAGAAGGTCGCCGAGCGCACCAAGCTGCTCAGCCAGCTCGAGCAGGCCAAGATGCAGGAGCAGGTCTCGGCCTCGCTGCAGCAGATGGATTCCACCCTGTCCGCGCCGGGCTCCACGCCCAGCCTGGACGCCGTGCGCGACAAGATCGAGCGCCGCTACGCCAACGCGCTCGGCTCGGCCGAACTGGCGCAGAACACGGTGCAGGGTCGCATGATGGAGGTGCAGCAGGCCAGCGTCCAGATGGCCGGGCACAGCAAGCTCGAGCAGATCCGCGCCTCCATGCGCGGTGACGCGTTGCCCACCGGCAACAACAACGCGGCGATCAACCCGGCGCAGCCCAAAGCCGCACCGGCGCCGAACATCGACAAGGGTCAGGCGCTGTAATATTGGAGCGCTGGCGCGCTCGAGTTCGCGGCCCTGAGGGGCCGCCGGTCAGGCACCGTTGCTTGCTCCTTCGTCGCCTACGCAACGGCGCCTGACCGGCGACCCGGCCGCGACCGCCGCTTCGCGGCGGGATCCCTCCTCGAGGTCGGGCCGCACGGGGGTGGGAAGGCCGGAAGGCCGGCGTCGAACCCCGAATGTGCTGGTGCGGTGGAAGGATGAGGGGATGAAGGGCAACAACCGGCGCGCGCGTGCCGAGATCGTGGATCCGGCGGCGATCGCGCAGGTCGCGGTGGCGGGCGCGATGCCCGCGACGCTGCGGGGGGTCGGTGAGCAGGCACTGGTCGCGGTGCGGCGCTGGGCCGACCCGCGTGAGCGGGAGCTGCGCCGTCGGCGCCGGGTACGCCGGCGCAGTTTTCAGCTCGGAACCGCGTCGGGGATCACCACGGTCGGCGCGGTCGGCCTGGCGGTGATCTCGGCGCCCGCCTGGGCGGTCGTGGTGATCGGCGGTGGCGCCATCGCCTTCGTCACCGGTACCGCGCTGAGCGCTCGCCGGTATCTGGAGCTACGCAACAAGCCCTTGCCCCAGGCGGCGTTCGTCGCCCGCAAATCACCCGGCCTGCGCTCGGCCGCCCGTGCTCCGATCCAGCGCCTGATCCGCGCCGAACGGGCCCTCTACGACCTCGGCGCCCAGATCGCGCGCACCCGCCGCCTGCCTGAGGACGAACTGCGCGATCTGCTCGAGACTGCCCGCTCCGGTGCGGCAGCTCTGCACGCGCTAGCCACCGACGTCGTCGCCATGGAACAGGCCGCCGACACCGTCGGCCGGGCCAATCCCGACACCGTCGCGGCCCTGAAAACCACCGTCGCCGGCGTGCTCGCCCGCCTGGAGACGGGCGTGATCGAATACGAGCAGCTCGTCGCCGCCGCGGCCCGCATCCTCGCGGTCCCCGAGGACTCGGTCCTGGCGTACCAGTTCAACGGCATCGTCGCCGACCTGCGCGAAGCCGCCGACCGCCTCGACGGCTGGGCGCAGGCCCTCACCGAAATGGCCGACCAGGGCCCCGATTTGTTCGCCGGCGGAACGGATTCCGCCCGCTAGGCTCTTCGGCCATCGTGGCTCGCGGTCGGCACGCCGGTCCGGGACGTGACGCGCCGACCGGAGATCACACCGAGGCGATGGCCTCGCGCAGCGCCGCGAGCTCGGTGGCGCGCGGATCGGCGACGGTGGCGGA
It includes:
- the pspA gene encoding phage shock protein PspA; the protein is MANPFVKAWKYMMALFDSKIEEHADPKVQIQQAIEEAQRQHQALSQQAASVIGNQRQLEMKLNRQLDEVEKLNANARQAVTLADQAQAAGDTEKAIQYTNAAEAFAAQLVTAEQSVEDLKVLHDQSLQAAAQAKKAVEQNAMMLQQKVAERTKLLSQLEQAKMQEQVSASLQQMDSTLSAPGSTPSLDAVRDKIERRYANALGSAELAQNTVQGRMMEVQQASVQMAGHSKLEQIRASMRGDALPTGNNNAAINPAQPKAAPAPNIDKGQAL
- the pspM gene encoding phage shock envelope stress response protein PspM produces the protein MKGNNRRARAEIVDPAAIAQVAVAGAMPATLRGVGEQALVAVRRWADPRERELRRRRRVRRRSFQLGTASGITTVGAVGLAVISAPAWAVVVIGGGAIAFVTGTALSARRYLELRNKPLPQAAFVARKSPGLRSAARAPIQRLIRAERALYDLGAQIARTRRLPEDELRDLLETARSGAAALHALATDVVAMEQAADTVGRANPDTVAALKTTVAGVLARLETGVIEYEQLVAAAARILAVPEDSVLAYQFNGIVADLREAADRLDGWAQALTEMADQGPDLFAGGTDSAR
- a CDS encoding CinA family protein; this translates as MTDPLVDGAPVAELVSALSAAGQTVATAESLTAGLLAATVAGVPGASAVLRGGLIVYATDLKSRLARVDDELLRTDGPVAASTAEQLAVGAREQCGADWGLGLTGVAGPDSQDGHPVGTVYLGLAGPQHSEVVRLKLHGDRWTIRLGAVHSAVRELLRCVSVK
- a CDS encoding helix-turn-helix domain-containing protein, translating into MTLLREAIGDSLRRARLAQHRTLREVSTSARVSLGYLSEVERGRKEASSELLASICEALDVPLSRVLWDVSTLMAGADGSAPREPALTGPAAEREPAEAEPAAAPEPAADEATASASAAAEQGPRIGIAEDTRIVIPAPRAEMLVLVKGM